Proteins encoded together in one Lathyrus oleraceus cultivar Zhongwan6 chromosome 5, CAAS_Psat_ZW6_1.0, whole genome shotgun sequence window:
- the LOC127082970 gene encoding uncharacterized protein LOC127082970 produces MQSRKINGYPQQQYYDDDCSWMETKAQQLQSHGYPQTQQYPGMKPGYGNEYDYSMPNRHGHDSNHNMYHQDSKPHGHGHGYGGGQNDYVSEHKYEAYKEERINGSAVTKRDEVRYERRGTYGGDVHQANPYGYSNNPHGHGTKKGNWTLKGF; encoded by the coding sequence ATGCAAAGCAGGAAGATCAATGGATATCCACAACAGCAATACTATGATGATGATTGCTCGTGGATGGAAACTAAGGCTCAACAGCTACAAAGCCACGGATATCCACAGACACAGCAATATCCAGGCATGAAACCAGGTTATGGCAACGAATATGATTACTCCATGCCAAACCGTCATGGCCATGACTCTAACCACAATATGTATCATCAGGACAGCAAGCCTCATGGCCATGGTCATGGATATGGTGGTGGCCAGAATGATTATGTATCAGAGCATAAGTATGAAGCTTACAAGGAGGAGCGTATAAACGGTTCTGCCGTGACGAAGAGGGATGAAGTTAGATATGAAAGGCGTGGAACATATGGAGGAGATGTTCATCAGGCCAATCCATATGGGTACAGTAACAACCCACATGGTCATGGAACAAAGAAAGGCAATTGGACACTAAAAGGATTCTAA